The nucleotide window AAGCTGACCAATGTGAATGAAATTAAGGGAATGAAAAGTAGGATGTGAAATGTCAAATATGCTGACATGAATACTGGCCACGTAAAATTCTTAAGTAGGATGTGAATTTTTTTAGGATGGTGagtgattttattttggcaaataaaaatatactggTTAGATTGCGTTTGTTTCTTAATAGGGAATTTGACTCTCGCACGTACAATGCGCGCCAGAAGTTCATGAGGTTGCAGCTTTGATTGTCGGAGACTTTGATGATTCAGgagtaggggtgggaataggccaggttCAGGCCtatttgataggcctgagcctggcctacgaaataaatcacaagccTGAGTCTGTcctatggcctatcataggccGTTTTTTTAGGTCTGGTCTGGCCTATTTAAAAACCTGGACTGGTctgaaagcctacttacagGTCTACATcacattaaggccatcaaatagttcatttggcctactaaataggttaaacatgtcttaaagcctacttaaaagcctatttcactacaagtaaatttcaactagattaaagcctacataaaagcctataacaacaaagcaTATTAAAAGACTAATAGATAgaaaaaaagatgtttatatttttaatatatgcaattattttaatataaaaaaaataatttttaataaataagtattaataggccggcctattaggcttaacagtctttttttgaagcctaagcttggcctatttaactaaacatgctttctaaaaagcctaagcctaagcctatctactaaacagtccaGGCCAGGCCATGCCAAAACAGGCTAGGCCGTAGGCCCCTATAGGCCGATctgacctattcccaaccctattcACGAGAAAGTCGAGACATTGTTGTTAAAGAAAAGGGTGGCTTCTTGCAACGTATACATGAAACTCATGCAAAAAATACCCCGTTGCAATACCCATTGTTGTTTCCGTTTGGAGATGATCAGTACCAAGAGcatattgaattgaatgagTTGACATCGATTGGTTCTGTTAAGAAACGTGTTCGTGTTAGTGTGCGTGGCTTCTTCCATATAGAAAAACCGCTTCTTCCATCATCAGTTTCCACATATTCTGTGGTGATAATTACAATCTTCAATGGCTTTTTAGTATTGCTGCAACCACCACTCTCCATATTCAAATATTTCACTTTTGAGATAGTTAAAAActagaaaatatgattttttgaatCCCAAAAaggtgttttttggtttttcttttttcttcttctatggGCATTTACGTATTGTGTTAATTATTAGGCAAATTATATGGTACATCcaacattttgagtgtaccggtacaccaaacgttaaattaataattaaattgattgttttttgaagaaaaaataattattttttatcattgacaattataataattaaatcttatttaccaaaagcgtcgatgaaataaaatttactttttttgaatttttattgctcataatgaagaatattgattattttttatgaaaaaatgttaaaaatttaatataattcatataaataatgaaatgatgtttttttctcatgagatggtgttttctaaaatataaataatgacaaataacaactaatttcataaaatgatcatCAATTTATGAGGTAtaccgtagaagctcccaaAAACCATAGATGACATGAGCTCATGACCATTACTTTGTTATATGTGAAATTTAGGGAATCAGCAGGATGTGGTCATCAATCAAATATGCCTAGCTTCATGAATACTAGCCACATAAATTTCTTGTattcttgttatttatttatggtaATGTGAAATTGAGAATTATCACTCTGATCTTCAAATTTTATGGCTGCgaacaattttatatttaaaaatatttatgaattataaattcgttatataaattgtcaattaatttatttctttcatcatatgcataaataatttaaaaattagggttcttgAATAATATAGACATTTTATTTTCAGATTCTTTTTGTAAattctaaatatatatttttatgatcatattttaatttaattgacaTTGATTTGACACCTCATTTGATTGACTATGTAAACCGTGTCACATATGATCTATGTTATTCATGAGCATGCCACATATTTTAAATAGGAGGGGATTAGAATTTTTCattgactttttaaataagGGGATCAAAAATCCGATCTTAAAAAATGGGGTATCAAAAGTTAACAAATTCAACAATAGGAGGATGAAAATTGCATTTAAATCTTTTTGCACTAGAATTAAAAAATgtacatttttaaataattaaatgatatgtttttttttgagatttttttttttaatttttttatatatttttgtgagATTATTTGTTCATATTATATGTATGAATGGTTGTGGGCTTGTGGCTATACAAATATTTCTCCTCAAGCATAGACTTGAGTGAGAAAAGATTATAGTTTTGtcaaactttcatgtttatatattattacttcgagaaaaaaagaaaataagaaaatatctaATAAAAAGAAACTGTCCctcttttttcaaattattcgATTTCTTACCGATTAGATTTTAATGACTACAAATTTCTACTTCATTTATTGCTTGTGGGTATCacaattgacttagtgttttttgtttcttgtcTCATTTTTGTATTATTGGAACATTTCCTTgttcttcattttatttatatttagtagttcctttttcttttttttaaggaatagtagtacctttttttttttagggaaaaggGAATAGTCGTACCTAGAGACATGACTTAGCACATTATTTCATCCGCTAAAAAATAGGAACATGATAAGATAGCACCCGATGTACAATTTTATGATTTGTAAAGCTATAAAAAATTGAAGGCAAGCGACGTagcaaaaactaaaattcatGTACTTCACGAAACCACAACCCAACTTTTTAAGtataagttgtctaaaatactaaaatagttttttatcaATCAAAATCGTATAGGATAAAAATCATTCAACATCGAAAAATTGAACATGTGTTGTTCTATCTTATGCTGTGTTGTTGTATctaatatttactttttaacaTATCAAACACACTAACATGATTAAATACAATATGTATTCGTAAATAGTCACAAGACCAAAAAATTGCAATTGGTCAAAACCAATCAACACTTGACATCTCATACACATAAagtacataaatataataaagagagagaaatttttCCAATAAAAGGGCAAAGATAGAAAAATTCAGAAGTTACTTTCCAACCAAATTTTTCCCAACTTGCATCTCCTTCCGTCATTTATATGTCACATTTAACATTTCAACTTCTCACCAATGTTCAAGCATAATCAATTTCTAGATTATTTTCATGGTAAATTCTtctgcttcattttttttttttattgaagtgtGTTTCTATGGTAAATTACTTGTTGAAGCTGCTTTCTGTGGATCGTGCTATGTAGTTTTCTTTCtgctacaatatttttttttggtattttgtttttagcCCTTGTAACTTCCTATTTTGGTCTCCAAATTTGAAAGTTTATTGACAGTTTACGTTGGTTTTGTTTATGGTGTAGTAACCCTTCTTTGATGATGTTTTCGCTTGTTATTAGCCCTAGCTAGTGGTGGCCAGGGGCGGATCTTGATTCAATATCGATGAGacacaatttttttgtcaaataattaaatcaaattaaatgtaCACATAGGTTCCAATCACATGAAGCAGTCCTATATGCAGAGTAATATGTTATGAGATGAGACTACCAAACCTAATTCGTTCTTCCGAACATGAACAATGAAAGGAGTCAAAGAAAGTAGAAACACTATAAGCAGAAAGTGCCTTGCCATCGGAGAACTTGAAAACTTGTTTCACACTCAATTTGATATCATATGTTTAAGTTTTAATAGCTTAGTTTTTAAACTTGAAAACTTGTTCATCCATGAGGTAGATGATTACACATGCCAAGCTATTCACAATATATGACTAAGCCTAAATTTAATAAGAATGAAAAACGCTTGCTTCTGTGTTGTGTTGTTCGCTTgctgaaagaaagaagaatgaaaaggGCTTGTTGAGGTGAGAACTGAGAGAAAAGTATTTAAAGTGTATTTGTGTTTTAGGCTGGGCTTgtggaccaaaaaaaaaaaaaaaagttcaacttGGGTTGGTGTGGCACTTGCCACACTAGGACCTGTTATGGTCCTCCCCTTGTGATGGTAGTATTGGAAGTGTATTTAATGGGCCGCTTATTTTGGTTCGGTGCTTCTGCTTAATTTAATTTAGTGCTTCTAACtactattttaatttaacaagtgtctttaatatgtttttttaaaaactcggtatccgatacaAGGATCGACTAATTCGAGAGGatcaatcccaccgcccacttgcggggacCCCATTTAAAACCAGAGCAAAACACTGTATGGACTTACCCATCGAAATTGATTTCTCAAATGTGTCTTTTAAgccataaaattgaaaaatacgATTTTTAATAAGACATTGACTATTACTGCAAAAAATGTAGAGGAAAATGAATATCAATATGTTGGAATTAAAGAGTTCAAAGATATATTTCTTGATCAAGTTGTGTTTAGTAAAGATGAAGCATATAACTTATATGAACAACATGCCTTCAAAATCGGTTTTAGTGTGACAAAGGGAAACATAACAttttgatgttaatgttaaccaaaaataaccgtaaacacaataaaaaacaaaacaacattttgatgttaaaatatatatacaaacaaGAATGGaaacataacaattttttaataaaattatcaagatgctatatattaattaaatttgtgacccaaaaaaaaagtgGTCATTTGGCACCATCTTCTCTCTAAGAAACATATCATACTCATTAAACAATGAATCACTTATAAAAAAAGTGCTTCTTCCATCATCAACATTTTCACTAGCAGGCACATCATCAAACCCACTTAAATTGTGCTTTTCCCTCTTAGCTTTTCTACCATCTCtagcatcatcatcaacacTACGATCAGAAGAATGCTTACCAGTTAGCTTCTGCACCACAGACTTAAAACTCATAGCATCAGTTTCAACATATTCTGTAGTTATAATCACAATCTTCACTGGCTTTTTACTATTGCTGCAACCACCACTAGCCATATTCAAGTATTTCACTTTTGAAAAAGGGGTTTTTTGAAGGTACTTTTTTTGCTACCTTTTCTATTCTAAGGGTTTTTGACGTATATTGTGTTTATTTGAATGTGTTGTGAAGTGaactatatatttatattattgatggATTTGATGTGGTGTGCTGTGGGGTTTAGTTGACCGATTGAGAAAGGGTATAGTCCTTAGATGATATAAGCTGACCGTTACTTTGTTATATGTGAATATGTCAATTGAAGATGCTAAACGTTACCTTTATGCATGTGTAGTTGCCACAGAAAGTTCTTGTGTTGTGTAGTGTTATTATTTCCAGAAActcaataaatatagatatatgaatggaaaaataaataaatgatgtactggtattttaaaatgatagttattttttgttgttgttaaccATCTCGTTTTCAGGGAAAAATGAGCTATGATGCTTCGGTGTTCGATCGGAAGGTAAATAAAGTCTGTCAAAAATTATTTCCATGTTTTTAAGatagaaaaaaatgcaaatgtGATATTTATCCTTAGATGGAGAGAATATAGGAAAGAGATGAATATATATGTCTCTAAATACatgattacattttttttttttgtttacaaaaattTTAGGTGAGGGGATGGTGCCCCAGTCCAAGGCACGGAAGATCTTCGCGCCCAAAGAATATTTACAAAGGTAttacatttacctccctccAAAAGCACTAGCGGGGCTCGAATTCGGGATCTCTCGGATTCAAACTTGTTTTTTTACCTCTAGACCAAGCCTTTGGAGTTAAATATATGACTACATGATTAGGCATGGCAATTGGGCgaggtggggacgggttttacattcctcgtccccatacccgattctcatatacttacccgttaccctacccatatccaacggggatgagaaattgaaccccatccccgtccccgacgggttcgggcATGCCCGtcccgcattgaataattttttttaaataaaaaatagaagttttttgcAACCCTAGagaaatgttgtaatgcattatccaacaatatgctcactttaacatttgttagactGATTGATTTAGTTGCTCCTTTCAATATCAATGTTAGTTTTTATAACacgacaattatcaaacaaaataacgtGACATATCAACACAAAGTAGTTTTCTGCATTTGGGACGGGTTTaagtatgggttcggggtgggtacctaaATACTtgttacccgtcccatacctgtgttttgaaatcggggaaaacccaaacccagtcaaaatggggaaaacccgtcaaattgagTTTCGTTCGGATGGTTAACCACGGGTATGAGTTTTATTGTCATGCCTATACATGATAAGAAATAATATAGTTGGttgtaatattaaatttgttaacAATTTGAATAGTTTTACAAGTTTATCCTTTACATGATCATAAGAGTATTTATTacatattacaaaaaatattttataacttAATTGCGTGTaggttgaaaaataaaaaattaatacatttaaaaatttgaaaagaatctcatcaaaatagaaaaagaaatgagAGAGTATGTGGTTATTATTTGTAAGCAAAGGCACATCTATCCATATGTTATGGATAGGGTATCATTGGCTACCCTaaaagttagtttttaatttgtacGAGTAAGTCATGTTTTATATTTGGCTATTGCAAGAAAATATATCTAtgtacaataaatatatttaatttagaaGATTCAAACTATAATTTAGGCTTTAATGTTACATATCTGAAGAGAAGTGTGTTCCCATCACCCTAATTTACCCTAATTTGttgtttattgattttttttttttcgtttttttttctttttgtgcgGATTCGAACTCAGACCTTGcattatgcattatccttaccaattaagttaaatttacatgacttttttttgtttttgttttaagcaacattaaatttgtgtttttttgaatgaattctttatttgaatgaatttttttttagtaaaacaaACGTTAAtgacaaattctatggtacactgaaaaatttgagtgtaccggtacaccaaatcatcaaattcatattgaaacgagttgttttttcgaagaaaaagaattgtttttGTTGCAAATTCGATGAatatcacaccaataacaacttgatgtgtggagcaagggataatcaagcaaccaaaacaaagtgtatggaacaattaaatacaagccaaaagtagaaaacaacggcgagaagaacacaaagaagagaagaacacaaaagaatttgttgacccagttcggtccaaattgacctagtctgggggagagagcagccctccgattCACTATATGATAAGTatcgttacaaagagaaatcaatgggttacaagaataagtcttccgcctaattctacccaaagtcccagcctcttcccgtaaccaagagactcaatcctaatagtgtttcccaaggtgaatcaacccacaaaccctagtgtttgttccgaagagacaaactctatacaaaccctagttttgttgttgcctttctaaacccttgttttagccccctctatctcaaagtttgctctaatacaaggtctatatttatagtaaaagtatcgcttaaaatttggaacaaatctacactcaaaaatatgtttctgtttttcgctggcagcgcaccatcgtgccacgatgcgacCCCATCGTGCCACCATTTTTCCAGTGCCTTGTATCAAAAAAACTGAAacctccatcgtgccacgttgcccagccatcgtgccacgattctgcagaaatctgattttaagttaactctcacagttttctatcattaacaattacaataattagatcTTAGTTACCGAAagtgtcgacgaaataaaattttacattttttgaatttttgttacatataacaaagaatatttattattttttatgagaacaagttaaaaatttaatatgattcttataaacaatgaaatgatgtttattcttataaaattatgtcttataaaatataaatattgataaataactctttatttcataaaataatcattaaattgcaaatatttgaagcaggagtaccggtacacctcaatttatgaggtgtaccgtagaagttcccaatGTTAATAGTCAGAATGATTTATATCATAACATACTTCTGGAATCTGGACTGGGACATATACCATATATGAATGATTGAGTAATCACATGCATAGACCGGAGTCACAAAAGTTCAGAAATTTTGTCAAActcttatttttctattatttctggaaaaagaaaaagtctCTCTTTCCAAATTAGTCCATTTCATACTGGTTAGATTTTACGGTCCACAAATTGCAGCTTAATTTATTGTTGTGGGTATCAGAATTGAATTAGTTAGCTGTCCATTTTTTTGTATCATTGGAACATttcattattcattttatttattagatAGACACATCTTTGACTTAGCACCAAAGTTATATGTTGTGTAGTGACTTATGACGtggttttaattaaattgacaATTACATCTGTGAGGAGAGAAATCAacaaataatattgaaaaattgaGAAGAGGTGAGGAGAGAAATCaacaaaaagtcaaaatatataaataaaagggtAATTGACTTTTGAACAAGATGTATTTTGAACAAGTTCTAGAGTGCAACCTATAATCAAATTATCCtataatcaaattattttctaCTGTTTGTTATTATATTTCACTTTGGCACTTTCCtatatatatcaataaatataataaattttgtaagagaaagataaattatataattttataaaattatctttaatcaaaaaaataaaagaaaaggagaaagtaaatatatattttacattcaTTTTCCACCGATCCTTCTTTGTTTTTAAGTTGCTAGGCATGCAAATCTGTATTTTTCTCTTCGATGTCATATCTTATCTCTcatgtatttttcttttcccCCACGTCTTTTCAACTATAACCATGCAAATCATCTTCTAAAACCAATTGATTTCATTATAGAAGAATATGTTGTCTTTAGATtttcaaattctattatctaccaAAGTTGTTATTAGGATGATTTATGATCATGTCGCTCTCTTCAAGACGTTTCGTGTCACTGttcaaaattgtgcaagacagATTATCAACCACGCCGCTTCCAAGATAAAACAAGCTCATCTACAACTGTTCGATTAACTACTGCATTGTAGAAAatcgttcgagaattacacctccAATATGGTACCAAGACCATTcttttaatactgaaaccactttaatatggtaCTGTTATCACTCTAttatggtgttgagaccactcaaatatggtgttaccactTTTCTAATTATTAATTTCTCCAACTATGATATTATGATCACTCAAATATGGTTTTACACCATACTAACGTCTAACTTTTTCAAGAATCGAAgaagaatatattttaatatcattcataattttgaaGGGACATTATACCGAAAAGAGACTAtgatcttaaattattatttatacgAAGGACATAAAAATATCGAAGGGACTATGAACTTAAGACTATTCTTAATTCTGAAGGTACATTAAACTgaaaagggactatggtcttaagaacactcttaattccgaagggacggaaaaaaggagatgaagagaagaaagacttGTCAACATAAGtcaagaaagggagaagagagaaagagttcccgacaactcaatgaaactctttggtgtgttttttgAACTTAgtggagtcctctatttataaagagattttgtaaatgttttagcaaaaattgcgaCAACAATTACTCTAATGTATAAGATTAAAATGAagtttatccattaatcagttcaacaacacttgtggataggataaaaagaaacaaatccacaaaagtggaggaaacaaACTATTAGATTTGAATGATggaaatataagaaatttaattaaattcctaTTCTTATCGCAACCACCATAAACTAAATTTATGAGAAGTGAtattctcaaataaaaaaaataattactattatttttattattattaagtatttaaaattaaataccacaatTTAAACACTATTAAATGAAAAGGATGGAAGAACACTAAATGAGGAACATAACACAAGGTATGGATTAGAAATCCACACATAACTTATCCAGCACTATATTACTTCTATTGAAAAATGTTATCATTCTAATAAGTCAATAAATAACCATATTATATTGTTGGACCGTGATTATATTTCTAAGGGCTCGAATGCCTTTTAGAAAGGCTTAAGCGCCCTCCATAAGGGCTCCTGAGGCCTAGGCGTGCTCTTCCAGAGGCGCCGCCTCAACTAGCTTCTAGAAGCATCTAGAGCTTAGTAAAAAGACATAGGGCCCAGTTTGCTTGGGGCTTAAGTTTCGTAAAAACAAGTCCACAAagggctataaataccacccaTATGGAATCATTCTCAAGGTATTTAATAAACAGTCTAAACCCTAGATTCTATTATTGTACTCCTGCaagtaaaattgttttaatattaaattatggACAATATGTACTAGTGTAAATGTTAAATTGTATTTACTTACAAACATTATGCACATGTATAAGGACACCCTAAGCACCTATTAAAAAACCAACATGTAGTAGTAGCAACTATTGGACTTTCATCATTGTGAATTATTTGAACTTTGATCTTCATTTTTGTTGCTATTTATGTGATTCTCCATGATTTTGctttcaattttctttccaCTTGATGACCCTTTCTCATAGGTGTTGAGTGCAAGTTGGCCAGAATAAAGCAATAAACCAAAAGAGTTTATGCCATATACAAATGTAGCAAGGTAGCATAAGCCATTTATTACCGTTCTGTAGTGAGACAAATATCAAAGTATtgttagatatatttttatataaattatgaaaatattaagGACTCATTTGCGATAAGTTTATGGAAGGTACCTTATGGTGATTGTTATCTGGCGAACCTGAGAAAGCATTAGACATTAATGTGTTAAATTATATGTTGcaacacttaaaaaaagttttacaaagtTACATTTTATaagtaatataaaaaaaaaactcgtgtGCATTTTCTTAAGTGCTTTTGTTACGATTAACTTAATACATTTCTTGTATATATAACAAACTTTTAGGAAATGATGTGTCCTAGACTGACCCAAGACCCAAAACTCCCTGTGTGCTAAGCCCGAACACAACAGACTTATCACAAACCCAATCGTGTCAAGGTTTTCCTTCCGAACATAAATGCACTACAATGATCGCCAATTTCCACGTTGATACTCACCGTTTGTAACCGTCCCTTAACGACTAATCCAACAACTCTATCCTCAGTTGCATAAATAGGTCATAGAACCACAACGCAAGGTACACAATTTCTAACCATTCAATATATTTCACTCTAATTCTCATACTAATTTAAGCGGTGCTTGCACGTACTCCCAACTCGCATCTTGACAAAATGCTGATTGACTCATGCCAACATTTATGATCACCCTAGATCATTATGGATTAAAAGGAATCATAGGTAGTTAAGTTAAAAGCCCATGGAAAAAGCTCAAAAATATGCacctaatttttctccttagttgtaaaataaacacattttcTAATGAATTGACATTAAAAGTGTCAAAAAAGGGTTATGGACTTATGGTCCTCATACGAACATAACAATGGTAGATATTATGATCATTTTTAaccattcattcataaaaaaggacacaagaaaagaaaagatataCAAACCGAGAAATTGTCTGAAATTGTTTGGCGATATAGAGATGCTTCAATAGTTGTTGTAAACCTATAGAGAATAACAGCAATAACACCAGCCATAACTGCTCCTAACAATGCTTTATCTGGTGAAGGTGGATTCTTAGATTTCTTTCTAGTTGATCCCATAAGTCCTTTTGTGCTATTCAATGATGACTTCTTCACCCCAGAAGACCTATATTTCTAAAATCACCAATCCATTTCATCAAGAATATTATGTGGACTCAATTGaaatataacatatattatagaaaaaaatcaatatataataAGTGGTGTCATCATTCTGCAAAATAAAGTGGaaagttaatgtatttaaaCCAATTATTAGACCAAACATGTTAACTGACtcaactttttcttatttatataggaccagagctagtatatttttaatttacacCATAATCATGCTTTGAACTCTGATTTTGTGTTGCCCAAcaaaaacatagttttttttccttgtatATCCATAATGATTCATGCATGAAGTAAAACTTGATCAATGTCTCAAAACAATATTCCCTTTGTACCAAAATAATTGATCTATTTGCAAAGTAAAtgactttaatttatatacaaaattaattacttttttcaattgtaccttctaattaatattatttgcaCCACTTTCAATAAATATCTAccaattttccttaaaaaaaaaaaatatctaccAATTTGTATTTATGGCAAAGGTGAATGAATACACAAATACATGATAAGAgcatgaaaattttaaattgttgggATCCACATAAATTTACTAAATTAAAGAGCATGTGTTGGTatcctattttaaaaattgactgTTTTTGTcgctttattatatttttgaaataaaaaattgatgatttaatattttttaaatgatgtgaTATATTATATGATGAGAGGTAAATATCAACATTGGTGAAACCGTAAGGAAACTCCcttaaaattaattcaaaacatGTATATCATCTTAATTGATGGAAGGATTAAAACCGACGGATTTTAAAATAGGATGATTAATTCCATAAAACTACAATTAAATTCAATATTTATAAGAACCAATTTCTTTATAGAAGGATTGCTAGCAAttctcactcttttttttttttttttttttttttttggttaaaat belongs to Medicago truncatula cultivar Jemalong A17 chromosome 6, MtrunA17r5.0-ANR, whole genome shotgun sequence and includes:
- the LOC11444345 gene encoding uncharacterized protein isoform X1; translated protein: MLHSHLHHNHQFLFTNLPISLTTHHFSSPSPLHKFHHNSHTIYAINPSQEVFLPLLNKLITAKVELSPIFDAIDESSSNQVTISVVLSVAIAVFLFPTIQRRIKRAKQLKYRSSGVKKSSLNSTKGLMGSTRKKSKNPPSPDKALLGAVMAGVIAVILYRFTTTIEASLYRQTISDNFSVRQITITIRTVINGLCYLATFVYGINSFGLLLYSGQLALNTYEKGSSSGKKIESKIMENHINSNKNEDQSSNNSQ
- the LOC11444345 gene encoding uncharacterized protein isoform X2; this encodes MGSTRKKSKNPPSPDKALLGAVMAGVIAVILYRFTTTIEASLYRQTISDNFSVRQITITIRTVINGLCYLATFVYGINSFGLLLYSGQLALNTYEKGSSSGKKIESKIMENHINSNKNEDQSSNNSQ